The following are encoded in a window of Narcine bancroftii isolate sNarBan1 chromosome 2, sNarBan1.hap1, whole genome shotgun sequence genomic DNA:
- the LOC138755490 gene encoding tyrosine-protein kinase SRK2-like isoform X1, which produces MRKGIGGLFRKFGKILNPPGITNRALGLSLQRYLQNLRAWRDIRADSTNALRYYKLYKAEKQLIIHFWYFGKMTRFEAENHLSSGQNIGLFLVRKSESLENSYALSVRTEGSIVHLMILQDGNGRFHINGDLNFTTIHELIDHYKNNEIYCGIKLKRPSEKRKPVLRHLSYKTVDKWERPKEEFTLVKRIGIGNYGEVWKATWNNNVPVAIKMLKSDDTDPKNFLKEAQIMKSFQHRNLVTLYAVCTRTNPLFIVTELMKHGDLLNYLRKNEDCLTTVQLIHMAVQITAGMSYLEFNCYAHLDLAARNILVGNNIICKISDFGLTKLLKNASSTETSVGKLPIKWTAPEVAVKNQVSVKSDIWSFGIVLYEIVTFGKIPYPGMSNKMVLSELVKGYRMPCPSGCPQPIYSTMLECWNDVPSQRPSFSALKLQLEDFITTNYSPLY; this is translated from the exons ATGAGGAAGGGGATTGGTGGTTTGTTCAGAAAGTTTGGAAAGATTCTAAACCCTCCAGGAATAACAAATCGTGCTCTGGGTTTATCCCTTCAGAGATACTTGCAAAATTTAAGAGCTTGGAGGGATATCC GTGCTGACTCTACCAATGCACTGAGATACTATAAATTATACAAAGCAGAAAAACAACTGATCATCCATTT TTGGTATTTTGGAAAAATGACCCGTTTTGAGGCAGAAAACCATCTTTCTTCTGGTCAAAATATTGGCTTGTTTCTTGTCCGCAAAAGTGAATCATTGGAGAATTCATATGCATTATCAG TTCGAACTGAGGGATCTATTGTTCATTTGATGATTTTACAAGATGGAAATGGCAGATTTCACATCAATGGAGATCTAAATTTTACCACTATTCATGAATTAATTGACCATTACAAAAATAATGAAATTTATTGTGGGATTAAATTAAAAAGGCCAAGTGAAAAG agAAAGCCAGTTCTTCGCCACTTATCATATAAAACCGTGGACAAATGGGAAAGGCCTAAAGAAGAATTCACTTTAGTGAAGCGCATAGGTATTGGTAATTATGGAGAGGTATGGAAAGCCACCTGGAACAATAATGTACCTGTTgccattaaaatgttaaaatcag ATGACACAGATCCAAAAAATTTTCTTAAAGAAGCACAAATTATGAAGAGCTTCCAGCACCGTAACTTAGTTACACTGTATGCAGTATGCACTAGAACAAATCCTTTGTTTATTGTCACTGAACTGATGAAACATGGAGATCTTCTGAATTATTTAAGGA AAAATGAAGATTGCCTTACAACTGTACAATTAATACACATGGCAGTTCAGATTACTGCTGGAATGTCATACCTGGAGTTCAACTGTTATGCCCATCTGGATTTGGCAGCACGGAATATTCTTGTGGGCAACAACATCATTTGTAAAATTTCAGACTTTGGTCTTACCAAATTGTTAAAG AATGCCTCTTCTACCGAAACATCTGTTGGTAAACTTCCCATTAAGTGGACTGCTCCAGAGGTTGCAGTTAAAAATCAGGTTTCTGTGAAATCTGATATCTGGTCATTTGGTATTGTTCTCTATGAGATTGTTACATTTGGAAAAATACCATATCCAG GAATGTCAAACAAGATGGTATTATCAGAGTTGGTCAAAGGCTATAGGATGCCATGCCCAAGTGGCTGTCCTCAACCAATCTACAGCACCATGTTGGAATGTTGGAATGATGTTCCATCTCAAAGGCCATCATTTAGTGCACTGAAATTGCAATTAGAAGACTTCATCACAACCAATTATAGTCCCCTGTATTAA
- the LOC138755490 gene encoding tyrosine-protein kinase SRK2-like isoform X3: MTRFEAENHLSSGQNIGLFLVRKSESLENSYALSVRTEGSIVHLMILQDGNGRFHINGDLNFTTIHELIDHYKNNEIYCGIKLKRPSEKRKPVLRHLSYKTVDKWERPKEEFTLVKRIGIGNYGEVWKATWNNNVPVAIKMLKSDDTDPKNFLKEAQIMKSFQHRNLVTLYAVCTRTNPLFIVTELMKHGDLLNYLRKNEDCLTTVQLIHMAVQITAGMSYLEFNCYAHLDLAARNILVGNNIICKISDFGLTKLLKNASSTETSVGKLPIKWTAPEVAVKNQVSVKSDIWSFGIVLYEIVTFGKIPYPGMSNKMVLSELVKGYRMPCPSGCPQPIYSTMLECWNDVPSQRPSFSALKLQLEDFITTNYSPLY, translated from the exons ATGACCCGTTTTGAGGCAGAAAACCATCTTTCTTCTGGTCAAAATATTGGCTTGTTTCTTGTCCGCAAAAGTGAATCATTGGAGAATTCATATGCATTATCAG TTCGAACTGAGGGATCTATTGTTCATTTGATGATTTTACAAGATGGAAATGGCAGATTTCACATCAATGGAGATCTAAATTTTACCACTATTCATGAATTAATTGACCATTACAAAAATAATGAAATTTATTGTGGGATTAAATTAAAAAGGCCAAGTGAAAAG agAAAGCCAGTTCTTCGCCACTTATCATATAAAACCGTGGACAAATGGGAAAGGCCTAAAGAAGAATTCACTTTAGTGAAGCGCATAGGTATTGGTAATTATGGAGAGGTATGGAAAGCCACCTGGAACAATAATGTACCTGTTgccattaaaatgttaaaatcag ATGACACAGATCCAAAAAATTTTCTTAAAGAAGCACAAATTATGAAGAGCTTCCAGCACCGTAACTTAGTTACACTGTATGCAGTATGCACTAGAACAAATCCTTTGTTTATTGTCACTGAACTGATGAAACATGGAGATCTTCTGAATTATTTAAGGA AAAATGAAGATTGCCTTACAACTGTACAATTAATACACATGGCAGTTCAGATTACTGCTGGAATGTCATACCTGGAGTTCAACTGTTATGCCCATCTGGATTTGGCAGCACGGAATATTCTTGTGGGCAACAACATCATTTGTAAAATTTCAGACTTTGGTCTTACCAAATTGTTAAAG AATGCCTCTTCTACCGAAACATCTGTTGGTAAACTTCCCATTAAGTGGACTGCTCCAGAGGTTGCAGTTAAAAATCAGGTTTCTGTGAAATCTGATATCTGGTCATTTGGTATTGTTCTCTATGAGATTGTTACATTTGGAAAAATACCATATCCAG GAATGTCAAACAAGATGGTATTATCAGAGTTGGTCAAAGGCTATAGGATGCCATGCCCAAGTGGCTGTCCTCAACCAATCTACAGCACCATGTTGGAATGTTGGAATGATGTTCCATCTCAAAGGCCATCATTTAGTGCACTGAAATTGCAATTAGAAGACTTCATCACAACCAATTATAGTCCCCTGTATTAA
- the LOC138755490 gene encoding tyrosine-protein kinase SRK2-like isoform X2, which yields MMEEEGLICLKQRGRKSFQGADSTNALRYYKLYKAEKQLIIHFWYFGKMTRFEAENHLSSGQNIGLFLVRKSESLENSYALSVRTEGSIVHLMILQDGNGRFHINGDLNFTTIHELIDHYKNNEIYCGIKLKRPSEKRKPVLRHLSYKTVDKWERPKEEFTLVKRIGIGNYGEVWKATWNNNVPVAIKMLKSDDTDPKNFLKEAQIMKSFQHRNLVTLYAVCTRTNPLFIVTELMKHGDLLNYLRKNEDCLTTVQLIHMAVQITAGMSYLEFNCYAHLDLAARNILVGNNIICKISDFGLTKLLKNASSTETSVGKLPIKWTAPEVAVKNQVSVKSDIWSFGIVLYEIVTFGKIPYPGMSNKMVLSELVKGYRMPCPSGCPQPIYSTMLECWNDVPSQRPSFSALKLQLEDFITTNYSPLY from the exons ATGATGGAAGAGGAAGGCTTAATTTGCTTGAAACAGAGGGGCAGAAAATCATTTCAAG GTGCTGACTCTACCAATGCACTGAGATACTATAAATTATACAAAGCAGAAAAACAACTGATCATCCATTT TTGGTATTTTGGAAAAATGACCCGTTTTGAGGCAGAAAACCATCTTTCTTCTGGTCAAAATATTGGCTTGTTTCTTGTCCGCAAAAGTGAATCATTGGAGAATTCATATGCATTATCAG TTCGAACTGAGGGATCTATTGTTCATTTGATGATTTTACAAGATGGAAATGGCAGATTTCACATCAATGGAGATCTAAATTTTACCACTATTCATGAATTAATTGACCATTACAAAAATAATGAAATTTATTGTGGGATTAAATTAAAAAGGCCAAGTGAAAAG agAAAGCCAGTTCTTCGCCACTTATCATATAAAACCGTGGACAAATGGGAAAGGCCTAAAGAAGAATTCACTTTAGTGAAGCGCATAGGTATTGGTAATTATGGAGAGGTATGGAAAGCCACCTGGAACAATAATGTACCTGTTgccattaaaatgttaaaatcag ATGACACAGATCCAAAAAATTTTCTTAAAGAAGCACAAATTATGAAGAGCTTCCAGCACCGTAACTTAGTTACACTGTATGCAGTATGCACTAGAACAAATCCTTTGTTTATTGTCACTGAACTGATGAAACATGGAGATCTTCTGAATTATTTAAGGA AAAATGAAGATTGCCTTACAACTGTACAATTAATACACATGGCAGTTCAGATTACTGCTGGAATGTCATACCTGGAGTTCAACTGTTATGCCCATCTGGATTTGGCAGCACGGAATATTCTTGTGGGCAACAACATCATTTGTAAAATTTCAGACTTTGGTCTTACCAAATTGTTAAAG AATGCCTCTTCTACCGAAACATCTGTTGGTAAACTTCCCATTAAGTGGACTGCTCCAGAGGTTGCAGTTAAAAATCAGGTTTCTGTGAAATCTGATATCTGGTCATTTGGTATTGTTCTCTATGAGATTGTTACATTTGGAAAAATACCATATCCAG GAATGTCAAACAAGATGGTATTATCAGAGTTGGTCAAAGGCTATAGGATGCCATGCCCAAGTGGCTGTCCTCAACCAATCTACAGCACCATGTTGGAATGTTGGAATGATGTTCCATCTCAAAGGCCATCATTTAGTGCACTGAAATTGCAATTAGAAGACTTCATCACAACCAATTATAGTCCCCTGTATTAA